In Spirochaeta thermophila DSM 6578, the following proteins share a genomic window:
- a CDS encoding cyclic nucleotide-gated ion channel — MKSSGVSNPTYTLVWKVWILAVTLYYAIRIPLTLVFPSLFSPLLPLDILASLALIADIPLDLAFESRRTSGRKPTLLAPSRLPDLLAALPLDLLVFALHLPSPLSLLSLVRLLKLISVQRSATRILSYRINPALLRLLSLVGFILLAAHGIACGWMSLQPPSENPAGTRYLSAFYWTITTLTTIGYGDITPSTPTQTVYTIVIELLGAAMYGLVIGNIASLVSKLDAAKLLHRERVERVTAFLSYKRISPELQRRIIEYFDYLWETRRGYEEREVLKELPHPLRLAVAMEIHGDVIEKVPLFKGAGEEFIRDIILHLEPVIYGPGEYIIRAGEMGSDVYFINRGSVEVLSADEKTRYAILSEGQFFGEMALILRAPRTATVRARAFCDLYRLDKETFDRILSRYPEIAAQIQELAVRRKEELEGGTSRRG; from the coding sequence ATGAAGTCCTCGGGCGTTTCAAATCCCACATACACCCTTGTGTGGAAGGTGTGGATCCTTGCGGTCACCCTCTACTACGCGATCCGCATCCCCCTCACCCTGGTCTTTCCCTCCCTCTTTTCCCCCCTTCTTCCCCTCGACATCCTCGCGAGCCTCGCCCTCATCGCCGACATCCCCCTCGACCTTGCCTTCGAGTCCCGGCGGACCTCCGGCCGAAAGCCCACGCTCCTCGCCCCCTCCCGCCTTCCCGACCTCCTGGCGGCACTCCCGCTCGATCTCTTGGTGTTCGCCCTCCACCTCCCCTCTCCCCTCTCCCTCCTCTCGCTCGTCAGGCTCCTCAAGCTCATCTCGGTGCAGCGGAGCGCCACCCGGATCCTCTCCTACAGGATCAACCCCGCCCTCCTCAGGCTTCTCTCCCTCGTCGGGTTCATCCTCCTCGCCGCACACGGCATCGCCTGCGGATGGATGAGCCTCCAGCCTCCTTCGGAGAACCCGGCCGGAACGAGGTACCTCTCCGCCTTCTACTGGACCATCACCACCCTCACCACCATCGGATACGGCGACATCACCCCCTCGACCCCCACCCAGACCGTCTACACCATCGTGATAGAGCTCCTCGGTGCGGCCATGTACGGCCTGGTCATCGGTAACATCGCGAGCCTCGTCTCGAAACTGGACGCCGCAAAGCTCCTCCACAGGGAGCGGGTGGAGAGGGTCACGGCCTTCCTCTCCTATAAGAGGATCTCACCCGAGCTCCAGCGACGCATCATCGAGTACTTCGACTACCTGTGGGAGACGAGACGGGGCTACGAGGAACGCGAGGTGCTCAAGGAGCTCCCGCATCCCCTCCGCCTCGCAGTGGCCATGGAGATCCACGGCGACGTGATCGAGAAGGTGCCCCTCTTCAAGGGGGCGGGCGAGGAGTTCATCCGGGACATCATCCTCCACCTCGAACCGGTCATCTATGGACCGGGGGAGTACATCATACGGGCGGGAGAGATGGGTTCCGACGTGTACTTCATCAACCGCGGTTCGGTGGAGGTCCTCTCCGCCGACGAAAAGACCCGCTACGCCATCCTCTCGGAAGGACAGTTCTTCGGCGAGATGGCCCTCATCCTCAGGGCTCCCCGCACCGCCACCGTGCGGGCCCGAGCGTTCTGCGATCTCTACCGCCTCGACAAGGAGACCTTCGACAGGATACTCTCACGGTATCCGGAGATCGCAGCCCAGATACAGGAACTCGCCGTCAGGCGGAAAGAGGAACTGGAGGGCGGGACCTCACGCCGGGGGTGA
- a CDS encoding complex I 51 kDa subunit family protein, whose translation MNHARFILEFASDGDALDLEACLSRGGFMGLRQALARTPAKVIAEVKASGLRGRGGAGFPTGVKWESVQRHKEPYVVANADEGEPGTFKDRYIMEHAPYLLIEGMTIAGYAVGARRGFIYIRGEYPAIAKGLIKAVEEARKHHFLGEKILGSDYSFDISIKLGGGSYVVGDETALLNSLMGNRGYPMMKPPYPTEEGLWGHPTLVNNVETLAYVPAVFTKGASWFTQIGPEHSPGLKLFCVSGDVHAPGLYELPMGVPLHDLLEAAGGVKGTLKAVQIGGTAGPVYDDRALSFPLDYDSLRAEGGALGSGAVVVMNHTRNMAEFLEVTTRFFSEESCGQCFPCRYGTRQLEFMARNIMMGKGKEEYLDEMRDIVATMTVASFCPFGKSVALPVGNVLDLFGDEIRTFIAHQRYVKEAG comes from the coding sequence ATGAACCACGCACGGTTCATTCTTGAGTTCGCATCGGACGGGGATGCCCTCGACCTGGAGGCCTGCCTCTCGAGGGGCGGGTTCATGGGGCTGCGTCAGGCCCTCGCCCGCACCCCTGCAAAGGTGATCGCCGAGGTCAAGGCTTCGGGCCTCCGGGGAAGGGGTGGAGCCGGGTTCCCCACCGGGGTGAAGTGGGAGAGTGTGCAGCGGCACAAGGAGCCCTACGTGGTGGCCAACGCCGACGAGGGCGAGCCCGGAACCTTCAAGGACCGGTACATCATGGAGCACGCACCGTACCTCCTCATCGAGGGGATGACCATCGCGGGGTATGCGGTGGGAGCCAGGCGCGGGTTCATCTACATACGTGGCGAGTATCCTGCCATCGCCAAAGGGCTCATCAAGGCGGTGGAGGAAGCGAGAAAGCACCACTTCCTTGGAGAAAAGATACTCGGCTCTGACTACTCATTCGACATTTCCATCAAGCTGGGAGGTGGCTCCTATGTGGTGGGGGACGAGACCGCGCTCCTCAACTCCCTCATGGGGAACCGAGGCTACCCCATGATGAAGCCTCCCTATCCCACCGAGGAGGGCCTGTGGGGCCACCCCACCCTGGTGAACAATGTGGAGACCCTCGCCTACGTGCCTGCAGTCTTCACCAAGGGAGCGTCGTGGTTCACGCAGATCGGTCCCGAGCACTCGCCCGGGCTCAAGCTCTTCTGCGTGAGCGGTGACGTCCACGCTCCGGGCCTCTACGAGTTGCCCATGGGGGTGCCGCTTCACGACCTCCTCGAGGCCGCCGGAGGGGTGAAGGGGACGCTCAAGGCGGTGCAGATCGGGGGTACCGCAGGCCCGGTGTATGACGATCGGGCGCTCTCCTTCCCCCTCGACTACGATTCACTCAGGGCCGAGGGAGGGGCCCTCGGCTCGGGTGCCGTGGTGGTGATGAATCACACCCGCAACATGGCCGAGTTCCTCGAGGTGACCACCCGTTTCTTCTCCGAGGAGTCGTGCGGCCAGTGTTTCCCCTGCAGGTACGGCACGCGTCAGCTCGAGTTCATGGCGCGCAACATCATGATGGGAAAGGGCAAGGAGGAGTACCTGGACGAGATGCGGGATATCGTCGCAACCATGACCGTGGCCTCGTTCTGTCCGTTCGGCAAGTCGGTGGCCCTTCCCGTGGGGAACGTGCTGGACCTCTTCGGTGACGAGATCCGCACGTTCATCGCACACCAGCGCTACGTGAAGGAGGCCGGATGA
- the mgtE gene encoding magnesium transporter, producing the protein MEREHVSRDVVLEWVRQRLWHKVKQELVSWHPSDIAEFLGSLEEEEASTDALILFLMLPPELKGDVFSEFDTELQRQILERITSDQVKEILSELSHDDRIELLENLPGNLTRRVLNLLSPDDRSITLELLGYPEDSVGRLMTPDYVSLKPHWTIEKALDHIRRYGKDAEIINMLYVIDEEGHLMDDILLRKVILAPPDATVESIMDWHYVAINAYADQEEAVRLIRKYDLNALPVVDDDNILLGIVTVDDIIDVLDEETTEDVHKESAVVPLETSYSQASPFLLYTKRVVWLFFLGISGFLSSGVISRFQGVLSSFISLSLFIPMLMGTGGNTSSQAATLVIRALAVGELTPRRWFLVVRKELLVGLLLGGSLGLVLATIGYLWTGDTGIALTVGLSIVGIVLWANLIGSTLPLLCTWVGIDPALISSPLLSTILDVTGLLIYFTVTTLVLL; encoded by the coding sequence ATGGAGAGGGAACACGTCTCCCGGGATGTCGTACTGGAGTGGGTACGTCAACGGTTGTGGCACAAGGTGAAGCAGGAACTCGTCTCCTGGCACCCCTCCGACATCGCCGAGTTCCTCGGTTCCCTCGAGGAGGAAGAGGCATCCACCGACGCGCTCATCCTCTTTCTCATGTTGCCTCCCGAGCTCAAAGGCGATGTCTTCAGCGAGTTCGACACCGAGCTTCAGCGCCAGATCCTCGAGCGGATCACGAGCGATCAGGTGAAGGAGATCCTCTCCGAGCTTTCCCACGACGACCGTATCGAGCTCCTCGAGAACCTTCCGGGCAACCTCACCCGTCGGGTCCTCAACCTCCTCTCGCCCGACGACAGGTCCATCACCCTCGAGCTTCTGGGGTATCCTGAGGACAGTGTCGGCCGTCTCATGACACCCGACTATGTCTCGCTCAAGCCGCACTGGACCATTGAGAAGGCACTCGACCACATCCGCAGGTACGGGAAGGACGCCGAGATCATCAACATGCTCTACGTGATCGACGAAGAGGGGCACCTCATGGACGACATCCTCCTGCGCAAGGTCATCCTCGCCCCGCCAGATGCCACGGTGGAGTCCATCATGGACTGGCACTACGTGGCGATCAACGCCTATGCCGACCAGGAGGAGGCGGTTCGCCTCATCCGTAAGTACGACCTCAACGCCCTCCCCGTGGTGGATGACGACAACATCCTGCTGGGTATCGTCACGGTCGATGACATCATCGACGTACTCGACGAGGAGACCACCGAGGACGTACACAAGGAGAGCGCCGTGGTCCCGCTCGAGACGAGCTACAGCCAGGCCTCACCGTTCCTCCTCTACACCAAGCGGGTGGTGTGGCTCTTCTTTCTCGGCATCTCCGGCTTTCTCTCCTCGGGCGTGATCTCCCGGTTCCAGGGCGTGCTCTCTTCGTTCATCAGCCTGAGTCTCTTCATCCCCATGCTCATGGGCACCGGGGGGAATACGAGCAGCCAGGCGGCCACCCTGGTGATCAGGGCCCTCGCGGTGGGGGAACTGACCCCGCGGAGGTGGTTCCTGGTGGTGAGGAAGGAGCTCCTCGTGGGGCTCCTGTTGGGAGGCTCGCTGGGGCTCGTGCTCGCCACGATAGGGTATCTCTGGACGGGAGACACCGGGATCGCCCTCACCGTGGGGCTCTCGATCGTGGGGATCGTGCTGTGGGCCAACCTCATCGGAAGCACCCTCCCCCTCCTCTGCACCTGGGTGGGGATAGATCCCGCCCTCATAAGCAGCCCGCTCCTCTCCACCATCCTCGACGTGACCGGGCTCCTCATCTACTTCACCGTCACCACCCTGGTGTTGCTCTAG
- a CDS encoding DJ-1/PfpI family protein, with protein sequence MSERASLPSQGKGLLVRALVFSLALLGVYLLADGGNSAETSTEKEDTMASLSGVKVVMIIAHENFRDEELLETREELLDAGASVTVASSSRTPATGMLGARVTPDKTLQEIRVDDYDAVIFVGGTGAHEYFSNRQALDLARQAYEKGKIVGAICIAPSILARAGILRGKKATCWSGESGTLVANGATYTGRPVERDGRIITANGPSAARQFGRALVEALSAGVTSP encoded by the coding sequence ATGAGCGAACGAGCCTCACTTCCTTCACAGGGAAAGGGGCTGCTCGTGAGGGCGCTCGTCTTCTCCCTCGCCCTCCTCGGCGTCTATCTCCTCGCAGACGGGGGGAATTCGGCCGAGACCTCTACCGAGAAGGAGGATACCATGGCCTCGCTTTCAGGGGTAAAGGTGGTGATGATCATCGCCCACGAGAACTTCAGGGACGAGGAGCTCCTCGAGACGCGTGAGGAACTCCTCGACGCAGGGGCCTCCGTCACCGTGGCGAGCTCCTCCCGCACCCCGGCCACCGGGATGCTGGGCGCCCGGGTGACGCCCGACAAGACCCTGCAGGAGATCCGCGTAGACGACTACGATGCGGTGATCTTCGTGGGGGGAACCGGGGCCCACGAGTACTTCTCCAACCGCCAGGCCCTCGACCTCGCCAGGCAGGCCTATGAGAAGGGCAAGATAGTAGGAGCCATCTGCATCGCCCCCTCGATCCTCGCCAGGGCCGGGATCCTCAGAGGCAAGAAGGCCACCTGCTGGTCAGGCGAGAGCGGCACCCTGGTGGCCAACGGCGCCACCTACACCGGAAGGCCGGTGGAACGCGACGGCCGCATCATCACGGCGAACGGTCCCTCGGCGGCCCGTCAGTTCGGAAGGGCCCTCGTCGAGGCCCTCTCGGCCGGGGTCACCTCACCCTGA
- the feoB gene encoding ferrous iron transport protein B, with the protein MRTYTCALIGTPNTGKTSIFNAITNRTEYIGNWPGVTIERTDGILTTVYQGEDVRLRIVDLPGIYHLGSSAPEERVAFEFFLNEKVDLVINVMDGLSLQKNLYLTLQLLEEGLPVHVVITKKDLLEQNGIRISPEVLSRRLGVPVSLVNSHSREDARLLVDSLVQSCLSPPSPPRPVTYDEAVEEWLSRWQHELSFLGIPSPRLRTLLLLFLEGEEALFSLHPSLRERKAELAESRTRLEARVGEDLDMYLARRRYEEIESILKEAHEAAEKLTLTERIDRVVLHKVWGIPIFWAVLFLLFWATTSFGGVFIDFFDGIFQILAVDLPLYGLSRIGAGPFVQTLVEGVGTGIQTVATFVPIIYILFFLLTILEDCGYMARAAFVADRGMRGLGLSGKAFVPLLLGFGCTVSSVLATRTLESRKERLLTIFMAPLMSCGARLPVYVIFAAALFPRTAGLVVFSLYFVGIVLAVGTGLLFKHTLFKAERTPLVMELPPYHLPNMSLVLKITWIRFSAYIKRAGITITTAVFILSLLNAVVIENGRVSFESGSPDSLLIRTGKAITAVFEPMGVEEENWPAVAGLFTGLFAKETIIGTLQAMYGIEAEEEAEEPFSLQVALSGLVDAGRALLRGLYELLVPSPGGEEEAGGFSLVRERFTPAAAYAYLLFVLIYSPCVAALSAILQQAGVGTMLANAGYLTLLAWIIATLYFQVVEGGSLLWLGVAGGLLLGLMVVLYLVGRSTRSKEAVS; encoded by the coding sequence ATGAGGACCTATACCTGCGCCCTCATCGGTACCCCGAACACCGGGAAGACATCGATCTTCAACGCCATCACCAACCGCACCGAATACATAGGGAACTGGCCGGGGGTGACCATCGAACGGACCGACGGCATCCTCACCACCGTGTATCAGGGGGAGGACGTCCGTCTGAGGATCGTGGATCTCCCGGGGATCTACCACCTGGGGAGTTCCGCCCCCGAGGAGAGGGTGGCCTTCGAGTTCTTCCTTAATGAAAAGGTGGATCTCGTCATCAACGTGATGGACGGGCTCTCCCTGCAGAAGAATCTCTACCTCACCCTCCAGCTCCTCGAGGAGGGGCTTCCCGTGCACGTGGTGATCACCAAGAAGGATCTCCTGGAACAGAACGGGATCCGGATCTCCCCAGAGGTCCTCTCGCGGCGTCTCGGGGTGCCGGTCTCCCTGGTGAACTCCCACAGCAGGGAGGACGCCCGTCTCCTGGTGGACTCCCTCGTCCAGTCCTGCCTCTCCCCTCCCTCGCCGCCCCGTCCCGTCACCTATGACGAGGCGGTGGAGGAGTGGCTCTCCCGGTGGCAACACGAGCTCTCGTTCCTCGGGATCCCGTCCCCCCGTCTGCGCACCCTTCTGCTCCTCTTCCTGGAAGGCGAGGAGGCGCTCTTCTCCCTCCATCCCTCGCTTCGTGAGAGGAAGGCCGAACTCGCAGAGAGCAGGACCCGGCTTGAGGCGCGCGTGGGCGAGGACCTCGACATGTACCTCGCACGGCGACGCTACGAGGAGATCGAATCGATCCTCAAGGAGGCGCACGAGGCCGCAGAAAAGCTCACCCTCACCGAGAGGATCGACCGGGTGGTCCTCCACAAGGTGTGGGGGATCCCGATCTTCTGGGCCGTGCTCTTCCTGCTCTTCTGGGCCACCACCTCCTTCGGAGGGGTCTTCATCGACTTTTTCGACGGGATCTTCCAGATCCTGGCCGTGGACCTCCCGCTCTACGGGCTCTCACGGATAGGCGCAGGCCCCTTCGTACAGACCCTCGTGGAGGGGGTTGGCACGGGTATCCAGACCGTGGCCACGTTCGTCCCCATCATCTACATCCTCTTCTTCCTCCTCACGATCCTCGAGGACTGCGGGTACATGGCGCGGGCCGCGTTCGTGGCCGATAGGGGCATGAGAGGGTTGGGGCTTTCGGGAAAGGCCTTCGTCCCGCTCCTCCTTGGATTCGGGTGTACCGTGAGCTCGGTCCTCGCCACCCGGACCCTGGAGAGTCGCAAGGAGCGGCTGCTCACCATCTTCATGGCGCCGCTCATGTCCTGCGGCGCCCGGCTCCCGGTCTACGTGATCTTCGCGGCGGCGCTCTTCCCCCGAACCGCCGGGCTCGTGGTCTTCTCCCTCTACTTCGTGGGGATCGTCCTCGCGGTGGGCACCGGGCTCCTCTTCAAGCACACCCTTTTCAAGGCCGAGCGCACCCCTCTGGTGATGGAGCTTCCGCCCTATCACCTCCCGAACATGTCCCTGGTCCTCAAGATCACCTGGATCAGGTTCTCCGCCTACATCAAGCGGGCGGGCATCACCATTACCACCGCGGTGTTCATCCTCTCGCTCCTCAATGCGGTGGTCATCGAGAATGGCAGGGTCTCGTTCGAGAGCGGATCGCCGGATTCGCTCCTCATCCGGACGGGCAAAGCCATCACAGCGGTCTTCGAGCCCATGGGCGTGGAAGAGGAGAACTGGCCGGCGGTGGCGGGACTGTTCACCGGCCTCTTCGCCAAGGAGACCATCATCGGTACCCTTCAGGCCATGTACGGTATCGAAGCGGAGGAGGAGGCGGAGGAGCCCTTCTCCCTCCAGGTGGCCCTCTCGGGCCTTGTCGATGCGGGGAGGGCCCTCCTGAGAGGCTTGTATGAGCTGCTCGTGCCTTCTCCCGGAGGGGAGGAGGAAGCGGGAGGATTCTCGCTCGTGCGGGAACGCTTCACCCCGGCGGCCGCCTATGCCTATCTCCTCTTCGTCCTCATCTACTCGCCGTGTGTGGCAGCCCTCTCGGCGATCCTCCAGCAGGCGGGAGTGGGGACCATGCTCGCGAACGCGGGCTACCTCACCCTCCTCGCATGGATCATCGCAACCCTCTACTTCCAGGTGGTGGAGGGCGGGAGCCTCCTGTGGCTCGGGGTCGCGGGAGGACTCCTCCTCGGCCTGATGGTCGTCCTCTACCTTGTGGGAAGGAGCACACGATCGAAGGAGGCTGTCTCATGA
- a CDS encoding NADH-dependent [FeFe] hydrogenase, group A6, which yields MMARQAKTVTITINGTPLQVEEGTLLVEAASRADVEIPTLCYHEDLSPRGICGICLVKVNGEYVRSCITRVQEGMEVVTSDPVIRETRRKILELILATHPDDCLKCIKHGKCELQDLAERLEVRSIPYDKYERGLPVDRTSPSIVRDMNKCIGCGRCIEVCHNVQSVGAIFFHHRGSHTIVANAAGQTMGTSVCVACGQCVVYCPVGALYEKEAVERVWEALADPEKVVVAQIAPAVRVALGEEFGMKPGELVIGKIYAALRRLGVDYVFDTNFSADLTIMEEGTEFLHRLEKGERLPLITSCSPGWIKFAETYYPDLLPHLSTCKSPQQMMGAVVKTYFAQAKGIPPSRIVSLSVMPCTAKKFEAQREEMRDSGFWDVDIVLTTRELARMIRQAGIRFDQLKEEPADPVLSSYSGAATIFGATGGVMEAALRTAYELKTGKSLPRVEFAQVRGVKGVKEAVIELNGTQIRVAVAHGLSNARKVLDRVREAKERGEPLPYHFIEVMACPGGCVGGGGQPLPSPLKKREERLMGLYAEDGALSVRKSHENPEVRALYEHFLKEPNGELPHTLLHTHYEPRDPYRLRKSPLREQVSTPE from the coding sequence ATGATGGCAAGACAAGCCAAGACGGTGACCATCACCATAAACGGCACACCCCTGCAGGTGGAGGAGGGCACGCTCCTCGTGGAAGCTGCCTCACGGGCCGACGTGGAGATCCCCACCCTCTGCTACCATGAGGATCTCTCGCCGCGGGGTATCTGCGGCATCTGCCTGGTGAAGGTGAACGGCGAGTACGTGCGTTCCTGTATCACGCGGGTCCAGGAGGGCATGGAGGTGGTCACCTCCGACCCGGTCATCAGGGAGACGAGGCGGAAGATCCTCGAGCTCATCCTCGCGACACACCCCGACGACTGTCTCAAGTGCATCAAGCACGGTAAGTGCGAGCTCCAGGATCTCGCAGAGCGGCTCGAAGTCAGGAGCATCCCCTACGACAAGTACGAGCGTGGGCTCCCGGTAGACCGCACCTCGCCGAGCATCGTGCGCGACATGAACAAGTGTATAGGGTGCGGCCGGTGCATCGAAGTGTGCCACAACGTGCAGTCGGTGGGCGCCATATTCTTCCACCACAGGGGATCGCACACCATCGTGGCGAACGCCGCAGGCCAGACCATGGGGACGAGCGTGTGCGTGGCGTGTGGTCAGTGCGTGGTCTACTGCCCGGTGGGCGCGCTCTACGAGAAGGAGGCAGTGGAGCGGGTGTGGGAGGCCCTCGCCGATCCGGAGAAGGTGGTGGTGGCACAGATCGCCCCTGCGGTGCGCGTGGCCCTCGGCGAGGAGTTCGGGATGAAGCCAGGCGAGCTGGTGATCGGCAAGATCTACGCCGCGCTCCGAAGGCTCGGGGTGGACTACGTGTTCGACACCAACTTCAGCGCCGATCTCACCATCATGGAAGAGGGCACGGAGTTCCTCCACCGGCTCGAGAAGGGGGAGCGCCTCCCCCTCATCACCAGCTGCAGTCCGGGCTGGATAAAGTTCGCCGAGACCTACTATCCCGACCTGTTGCCGCACCTTTCCACCTGCAAGTCGCCCCAGCAGATGATGGGTGCGGTGGTGAAGACCTACTTCGCCCAGGCGAAAGGGATCCCGCCTTCCAGGATCGTCTCGCTCTCCGTCATGCCGTGTACGGCCAAGAAGTTCGAGGCCCAGCGTGAGGAGATGCGTGACAGTGGGTTCTGGGACGTGGATATCGTACTCACCACCAGGGAGCTCGCCCGGATGATCCGTCAGGCGGGCATCCGCTTCGATCAACTCAAGGAAGAGCCCGCCGATCCGGTGCTCTCCTCGTATTCCGGTGCCGCCACCATATTCGGTGCCACGGGCGGTGTGATGGAGGCGGCCCTGCGCACGGCCTACGAGCTCAAGACCGGCAAGAGCCTCCCGAGAGTGGAGTTCGCCCAGGTGAGAGGAGTGAAGGGGGTGAAGGAGGCGGTCATAGAGCTGAACGGTACGCAGATCAGAGTGGCCGTGGCCCATGGGCTGTCGAACGCGAGGAAGGTCCTCGATAGGGTGCGCGAGGCGAAGGAGAGAGGGGAGCCTCTTCCCTACCACTTCATCGAGGTGATGGCCTGTCCCGGCGGGTGTGTGGGAGGGGGAGGCCAGCCGCTCCCGAGTCCGCTCAAGAAGCGCGAGGAACGGCTCATGGGACTCTACGCCGAGGACGGCGCCCTCTCTGTGCGCAAATCGCACGAGAACCCGGAGGTCCGGGCCCTCTACGAGCACTTTCTCAAGGAGCCCAACGGCGAACTCCCGCACACCCTGCTCCACACCCACTACGAACCACGCGATCCTTACCGGCTCAGGAAGAGCCCTTTACGGGAACAGGTGAGTACGCCGGAATAA
- the hisI gene encoding phosphoribosyl-AMP cyclohydrolase, translating to MSRWRRLPEEARDLLDFGKMGGLVPVVTQEVHTGEVLMVAFLDPEAWELSLATGYAHYYSRTRRRIWKKGETSGHVQRIVEVRIDCDNDAVLFLVEQEGGTACHTGRRSCFYRTLTPQGLTEEEARLPWRGVSPKDRP from the coding sequence ATGAGCCGGTGGCGCAGGCTCCCAGAGGAGGCACGGGATCTCCTCGACTTCGGCAAGATGGGGGGCCTCGTCCCGGTGGTGACCCAGGAGGTGCACACGGGCGAGGTCCTCATGGTGGCCTTCCTCGACCCCGAGGCCTGGGAGCTGTCCCTCGCCACCGGCTACGCCCACTACTACTCCCGGACGCGGCGGCGCATCTGGAAGAAGGGGGAGACCTCGGGACACGTCCAGCGCATCGTGGAGGTTCGCATCGACTGCGACAACGACGCCGTGCTCTTCCTGGTGGAACAGGAGGGGGGGACGGCCTGCCACACCGGCCGCCGCAGTTGCTTCTACCGGACCCTCACCCCTCAAGGGCTCACCGAGGAAGAGGCGCGCCTTCCATGGCGAGGGGTCTCCCCGAAGGACCGGCCCTAG
- a CDS encoding metal-dependent transcriptional regulator: protein MRQEDLTSRMEDYLEAIYVLAKTKRVARVRDIAEALGVSRSTVSNTLHTLSDKGFIEYAPYDIISLTEEGEEAAKDVFRRHTILKRFFRLVLGAEEQMAEENACRIEHAISEELLERLVQYLEFIQECVPAPFRYDPEKGAFVCEDREDEDVSPPA from the coding sequence ATGAGACAAGAGGATCTCACCTCACGGATGGAAGACTACCTGGAGGCCATCTACGTGCTCGCGAAGACCAAGCGGGTGGCCCGGGTGCGGGACATCGCCGAGGCCCTCGGCGTGTCCCGCTCCACGGTCTCCAACACCCTCCATACCCTCTCGGATAAGGGGTTCATCGAGTATGCGCCGTACGACATCATCAGTCTCACCGAGGAAGGGGAAGAGGCCGCCAAGGACGTCTTCCGGAGACATACCATCCTCAAGCGGTTCTTCCGGCTGGTCCTCGGCGCGGAGGAGCAGATGGCCGAGGAGAACGCCTGCCGCATCGAGCACGCCATTTCGGAGGAGCTCCTGGAGCGACTCGTGCAGTACCTCGAGTTCATCCAGGAGTGTGTGCCTGCGCCCTTCCGTTACGATCCCGAGAAGGGTGCCTTCGTGTGCGAGGACAGGGAAGACGAGGATGTCTCACCCCCGGCGTGA
- a CDS encoding FeoA family protein: MPRFGYRHRHGRMHHLGMPLPLEEADPGGTVTLSRLREGEKAVVVGFKGGPGPYRRKLLAMGFIPGTPIAVKRRAPLGDPVEVELRGYLVSVRRDEAEILLLRRAS; encoded by the coding sequence ATGCCGCGATTCGGGTACCGACACAGGCACGGGAGGATGCACCATCTGGGGATGCCCCTCCCGCTCGAAGAGGCGGATCCGGGTGGCACCGTGACCCTCTCCCGGCTCAGGGAGGGGGAGAAGGCCGTGGTGGTGGGATTCAAGGGCGGTCCCGGCCCGTACAGACGCAAGCTCCTCGCCATGGGATTCATCCCCGGGACCCCCATCGCCGTGAAACGGAGGGCCCCGCTCGGCGACCCCGTGGAGGTGGAGCTGAGAGGGTACCTCGTCTCGGTGCGAAGGGATGAGGCGGAGATCCTTCTTCTGAGGAGGGCCTCATGA